Proteins from a single region of Choloepus didactylus isolate mChoDid1 chromosome 10, mChoDid1.pri, whole genome shotgun sequence:
- the LOC119545369 gene encoding olfactory receptor 13C3-like: MDKYNQTFVSEFFLLGLLGHPNLEIIFFALLLVMYLVILLGNSVIIIASIFDSRLHTPMYFFLGNLSFLDICYTSAAIPSTLVSIISQRRTISFSSCAVQMFLVFAMGSTECFLLGMMAFDRYVAICNPLRYPIIMSKVVYVLMASSSWLSGGINSVVQTALAMRLPFCGNNIINHFGCEILAVLKLACADISLNVATMLVSNMVFLVLPLLVIFFSYILILYTILRMKSATGRHKAFSTCSSHLTVVIIFYGTIFFMYAKPVSQDQFQTSDKLMFLFYGAMTPMLNPIIYSLRNKDVKSAVKYLLTCKSIQ, translated from the coding sequence ATGGATAAGTATAACCAGACATTTGTatcagaattctttcttctgggCCTTTTGGGGCATCCAAATCTTGAGatcattttctttgctctgcTTCTAGTGATGTACCTAGTGATTCTACTTGGCAACAGTGTAATAATCATAGCAAGCATTTTTGATTCTCGTCTTCATACCCCAATGTACTTCTTCCTGGGAAACCTTTCTTTCCTAGATATCTGTTATACATCTGCTGCCATTCCCTCAACATTGGTGTCCATCATATCACAGAGAAGAACCATTTCCTTCTCTAGCTGTGCAGTGCAGATGTTCCTTGTGTTTGCCATGGGGTCAACAGAGTGTTTCCTCCTGGGCATGATGGCTtttgaccgctatgtggccatctgcaatcCTCTGAGATACCCCATCATCATGAGCAAGGTGGTGTATGTGCTGATGGCTTCCTCATCCTGGCTCTCTGGTGGAATCAACTCAGTTGTGCAAACAGCTCTTGCCATGCGGCTGCCCTTTTGTGGGAATAATATTATCAATCATTTTGGTTGTGAAATCTTGGCTGTCCTCAAGTTAGCTTGTGCTGACATATCCCTCAATGTTGCCACCATGCTGGTGTCCAATATGGTCTTCCTGGTTCTTCCACTGCTGGTCATCTTCTTCTCCTATATTCTCATCCTCTACACCATCTTGAGAATGAAGTCAGCCACAGGGAGACACAAGGCCTTTTCCACCTGCTCTTCACATCTGACTGTGGTGATCATATTTTATGGTACCATTTTCTTTATGTACGCAAAACCTGTGTCTCAAGACCAGTTTCAAACTTCAGACAAGCTTATGTTCCTGTTTTATGGGGCAATGACCCCCATGCTGAATCCTATCATCTATAGCTTGAGGAATAAGGATGTAAAATCTGCTGTGAAATATCTGTTGACTTGCAAATCTATCCAATAA